In the genome of Enterococcus gilvus ATCC BAA-350, the window CGGATATTGAGCCGCTTAGCGTGAAACAATTAGTTGCACTAATGGTAAAAAATCCCTCCCTAATAAAAAGACCGTTTGTAATTAGAGGAGAAAAACTTTATATAGGCTATGACAAAGATCAAGTTTATACACTAATTCCTAAAGACGTGCGATACAAAAAAAGAAATGAGTTCCGATACGTGTCAAAAACTTAATAGTTTTTGACACGATACCTAAAACGCTTTATACTAGCTTTAACATCGTGTCAGAAACTAATGTCAAAAAGTGGTGATTATTTTGGGCGAAAATCTAGGGTCTCCCCTCCCCTCTGAAACAAATTTACTCTTTCAAAAGAAAATTGTTTTCACAGGTACCTTACAAACGATGACTAGAGAAAAAGCGCAACATTTAGTTTCTATTCTAAATGGCGACGTGCAACATGCCGTCACCAAAAAAACAGATATTCTTGTCGTCGGTGTTCACCACCAGACCCTTTTTGAGACGGACGCTCTTTCTAAAAAAGAAGCATTAGCCAAAAAATACCAATCAGAAGGACACCCTATTTCTGTTCTATCTGAAAAAGAGTTTT includes:
- a CDS encoding BRCT domain-containing protein gives rise to the protein MIILGENLGSPLPSETNLLFQKKIVFTGTLQTMTREKAQHLVSILNGDVQHAVTKKTDILVVGVHHQTLFETDALSKKEALAKKYQSEGHPISVLSEKEFFSLAVEQLEKVRNNLY